In Rhea pennata isolate bPtePen1 chromosome 13, bPtePen1.pri, whole genome shotgun sequence, the following proteins share a genomic window:
- the SPG7 gene encoding paraplegin, whose translation MHLDRLRALLIITFILLMFRFTVSENREGTNISWNYFVNEMLAKGEVQRIEVVPESDIVEVYLHPGGTPHGQVNVTLLYTMRVANIDKFEEKLRAAEDELNIDEKERLPVSYKHPGFYGNDAISLIVTLVAVSMLWSIFRLIRAASRVGGFNAFNQLKMARFTVVDGKSGKGIGFKDVAGMHEAKMEVKEFVDYLKNPDRYLQLGAKVPKGALLLGPPGCGKTLLAKAVATEAQVPFLAMAGSEFVEVIGGLGAARVRSLFREAQARAPCIVYIDEIDAVGKKRSTNISGFANAEEEQTLNQLLVEMDGMGTTDHVIVLASTNRADVLDNALMRPGRLDRHIFIDLPTLQERREIFEQHLKGLKLIQDGSFYSQHLAELTPGFSGADIANICNEAALHAAREGHKSIDTSNFEYAVERVIAGTAKRSKILSPEERKVVAFHESGHALVGWLLEHTEAVMKVSIAPRTNAALGFAQILPREQYLFTKEQLLERMCMALGGRVSEAITFNKVTTGAQDDLKKVTKIAYSMVKQYGMVPSIGQLSFPDLESAAGIGRRPFSQGLQQMMDHEAKVLVAQAYRRTEKLLLDNRDKLQALSNALLEKEVINYDDIEALIGPPPYGPKKMIAPQSWLQAERDKQDTRDEEMPQQPPNHEEEEEPRLRPV comes from the exons ATGCATCTTGACCGCTTGCGGGCACTCCTCATCATAACTTTCATCCTACTGATGTTTCGATTCACGGTCAGCGAGAACAGAGAAGGGACCAACATTTCCTGGAATTACTTTGTGAATGAGATGCTGGCAAAGGGGGAAGTCCAGAGAATTGAAGTGGTTCCAGAGAGTGATATTGTAGAAGTTTATCTACATCCAGGAGGCACTCCACATGGACAAGTT AATGTTACCCTCCTGTACACGATGCGGGTGGCAAACATTGACAAGTTTGAAGAGAAGCTGAGAGCTGCAGAGGATGAGCTGAATATTGATGAGAAAGAGAGACTCCCCGTTTCCTACAAACACCCTGGCTTTTATGGAAA TGACGCAATTTCTCTGATAGTGACACTTGTGGCTGTGTCTATGTTGTGGAGCATCTTCCGCCTTATTAGAGCGGCAAGCCGGGTAGGAGGATTCAATGCCTTT AACCAACTGAAAATGGCTCGTTTCACTGTTGTGGATGGGAAATCTGGAAAAGGGATTGGTTTCAAGGATGTTGCAGGAATGCATGAGGCCAAAATGGAAGTCAAAGAATTTGTGGATTATTTAAAG AATCCTGATCGCTACCTTCAGCTTGGGGCTAAAGTTCCTAAAGGTGCCTTGTTACTTGGACCACCAGGCTGTGGGAAGACCTtgttggcgaaggcagtggcTACAGAAGCGCAAGTGCCGTTTTTGGCCATGGCAGGCTCTGAGTTTGTGGAGGTGATAGGAG GTCTTGGAGCTGCCCGAGTTCGGAGCCTTTTCAGAGAAGCCCAGGCTCGTGCACCCTGCATTGTGTACATCGACGAAATCGATGCTGTGGGCAAGAAGCGCTCAACCAATATCTCTGGTTTTGCCAATGCTGAGGAGGAACAGACTTTAAACCAGCTGCTGGTGGAAATGGATG gaaTGGGGACCACAGATCATGTCATAGTGCTGGCTTCTACCAACCGTGCTGATGTCTTGGATAATGCTTTGATGAGACCTGGGAGGCTCGACAGGCACATTTTTATTGATCTTCCAACACTGCAG gagagaagagaaatcttTGAGCAACACCTGAAGGGTCTCAAGCTGATTCAAGATGGCAGCTTCTACTCGCAGCACCTTGCTGAGCTGACTCCAGGCTTCAGCG GAGCTGACATAGCAAATATATGTAACGAAGCTGCTCTTCATGCTGCCAGAGAGGGTCATAAATCCATTGATACTTCTAACTTCGAGTATGCTGTGGAAAGAGTCATTGCAG GCACTGCCAAAAGAAGCAAGATCCTGTCACCAGAAGAGAGGAAGGTTGTGGCATTTCATGAATCAGGCCATGCATTGGTTGGGTGGTTGCTGGAGCACACTGAGGCTGTGATGAAG GTTTCCATAGCCCCTCGAACAAATGCAGCTCTGGGATTTGCTCAGATCCTTCCAAGAGAGCAATATCTCTTCACCAAAGAACAGCTACTGGAGAGGATGTGTATGGCTCTCGGAGGGAGGGTGTCTGAGGCCATCACCTTTAACAAAGTCACTACAG GAGCACAGGATGACCTGAAGAAGGTGACCAAGATAGCCTACTCCATGGTGAAGCAGTATGGGATGGTGCCCAGCATTGGGCAGCTCTCCTTCCCGGACTTGGAGAGTGCAGCTGGAATTGGTCGTCGCCCTTTCAGCCAGGGACTTCAGCAAATGATGGACCAT GAAGCAAAGGTGCTGGTAGCTCAGGCTTACAGACGCACAGAGAAACTTCTGTTGGACAACCGTGACAAGCTGCAAGCG CTGTCTAATGCCCTTCTGGAGAAAGAAGTGATAAATTATGATGACATTGAAGCTTTGATTGGGCCTCCACCCTATGGGCCGAAGAAAATGATAGCTCCCCAGAGCTGGCTTCAAGCAGAGAGAGACAAGCAAGACACAAGAGATGAAGAGATGCCCCAGCAGCCACCAAAccacgaggaggaggaggaaccaCGTCTGAGACCAGTATGA
- the RPL13 gene encoding large ribosomal subunit protein eL13, giving the protein MAPSRNGMILKPHFHKDWQRRVATWFNQPARKIRRRKARQAKARRIAPRPVAGPIRPIVRCPTIRYHTKVRAGRGFSLEELKLAGINKKFARTIGISVDPRRRNKSTESLQANVQRLKEYRSKLILFPRKPSAPKKGDSSAEELKMATQLSGPVMPIRNVFKREKARVISEEEKNFKAFASLRMARANARLFGIRAKRAKEAAEQDVEKKK; this is encoded by the exons ATGGCGCCGAGCCGCAATGGCATGATCCTGAAGCCGCACTTCCACAAGGACTGGCAGCGGCGAGTGGCCACCTGGTTCAACCAGCCCGCCCGGAAGATCCGCAG GAGGAAGGCCCGTCAAGCAAAGGCTCGCCGCATCGCTCCACGTCCTGTAGCGGGACCCATCCGGCCTATCGTGAGGTGCCCTACTATTAGGTACCACACAAAAGTTCGTGCTGGTAGAGGCTTCAGCCTAGAAGAGCTTAAA ctagcTGGCATTAACAAAAAGTTTGCCCGGACTATTGGAATCTCAGTGGATCCCAGGCGACGCAACAAGTCTACAGAGTCCCTGCAAGCCAACGTGCAGCGACTGAAGGAGTACCGCTCCAAGCTTATCCTCTTCCCACGGAAGCCTTCTGCACCTAAGAAAGGAGACAGTTCT GCTGAGGAACTCAAGATGGCAACTCAGCTGTCCGGACCAGTTATGCCAATCAGGAAC GTTTTCAAAAGGGAGAAGGCCCGCGTTATctcagaagaagagaagaacttCAAGGCCTTTGCCAGCTTGCGTATGGCCCGGGCAAACGCCCGACTCTTTGGAATTCGTGCTAAACGTGCCaaagaagctgcagagcaggatgtggagaagaagaaatga